In one Misgurnus anguillicaudatus chromosome 1, ASM2758022v2, whole genome shotgun sequence genomic region, the following are encoded:
- the metap2a gene encoding methionine aminopeptidase 2 — MEANGTELLPVKPGMDALIVNGGPAEQESDPAKKKKKKKKRSKIAVPVGHGEQGEDGEMDGRKPTEQQNMEENHREEDGEEDGEECDNVSGKKKKKKTKKKKGPKTQTDPPSLPICDLYPNGVFPVGEECEYPLSQDGSSAAWRTTNKEKQALDKANEELWNDFRQAAEAHRQVRKYVKSWIKPGMAMIDICERLEDCSRKLIQENGLNAGLAFPTGCSLNNCAAHYTPNAGDPTVLQYDDVCKIDFGTHINGRIIDCAFTVTFNPKFDRLLEAVRDATNTGIKCAGIDVRLCDVGESIQEVMESYEVEIDGKTYQVKPIRNLNGHSIGQYRIHAGKTVPIVKGGEATRMEEGEVYAIETFGSTGKGAVHDDMDCSHYMKNFDVGHVPIRLPRAKHLLNVVNENFGTLAFCRRWLDRLGESKYLMALKNLCDLGIIDPYPPLCDTKGSYTAQFEHTILLRPTCKEVVSRGDDY, encoded by the exons ATGGAGGCGAACGGGACCGAGCTGCTGCCGGTAAAGCCAGGTATGGACGCGTTGATCGTTAACGGGGGCCCGGCGGAACAAGAATCAGATccggctaagaagaagaagaagaaaaagaagagaaGCAAGATAGCGGTTCCCG TAGGACACGGTGAACAGGGGGAGGACGGTGAGATGGATGGGAGAAAACCGACAGAACAGCAGAACATGGAGGAGAATCACAGAGAAGAAGATGGAGAAGAAG ATGGAGAGGAATGTGATAACGTCTCTgggaaaaagaagaaaaagaagaccAAGAAAAAGAAAGGAC CCAAAACCCAAACCGACCCTCCATCCCTCCCCATTTGTGATTTGTACCCCAATGGCGTGTTTCCTGTGGGTGAGGAGTGTGAATACCCTTTATCGCAAGATGG GAGTAGTGCTGCTTGGAGAACGACCAACAAAGAGAAGCAAGCGTTGGATAAAGCGAACGAGGAGCTGTGGAATGATTTCCGGCAAGCAGCGGAGGCTCATCGGCAGGTGCGCAAATatgtgaaaagttggatcaaacCTGGAATGGCCATGATTGACATATG TGAGCGTTTGGAGGACTGCAGTAGAAAGTTGATCCAAGAGAACGGTTTGAACGCAGGGCTGGCATTCCCTACCGGCTGCTCGCTGAATAACTGTGCTGCTCactacacaccaaacgcaggaGACCCTACTGTCCTTCAGTATGACGACGTATGCAAGATcgattttggcacacacattaaCG GCAGGATTATTGACTGTGCCTTTACCGTAACCTTCAACCCAAAGTTTGATCGCTTGCTTGAGGCTGTGAGAGATGCTACCAACACGGGCATCAAG TGTGCAGGTATAGATGTCCGTCTTTGTGATGTCGGAGAATCGATACAGGAAGTTATGGAGTCGTACGAGGTTGAAATAGATGGGAAAACATACCAAg TCAAACCTATTAGGAATCTGAACGGACACTCTATTGGTCAGTATCGGATACATGCGGGTAAGACGGTGCCCATAGTGAAGGGAGGAGAAGCCACCAGGATGGAG GAGGGGGAGGTGTACGCCATTGAAACATTTGGCAGCACTGGTAAGGGTGCGGTGCACGATGACATGGACTGCTCGCATTACATGAAGAACTTTGATGTTGGACATGTGCCAATCAG GCTGCCCAGAGCAAAGCACTTGCTCAACGTGGTGAATGAGAACTTCGGGACTTTGGCGTTCTGTCGACGCTGGCTCGACCGATTGGGAGAAAGCAAGTACCTGATGGCCCTGAAAAACCTGTGTGACCTGGGCATCATCGACCCCTATCCCCCTCTGTGTGACACCAAGGGCTCATACACAGCGCAGTTCGAACATACCATACTGCTCAGGCCCACGTGCAAGGAAGTTGTGAGCCGCGGAGACGATTACTGA